The Pseudoxanthobacter soli DSM 19599 genome contains a region encoding:
- a CDS encoding ABC transporter permease, whose translation MAGDGCETARAAGGAAAMPAVRRHEPGWSVAVAVLAAAALAPLVAVVVLAFGPSDGVWSHLVSTVLPRAIAETAWLMAGIGIVTGVVGVGAAWAVTMYRFPGRRVLDWALLLPLAVPTYIAAFAAVELLDFAGPVQSGLRAVLGVTSKRDYWFPEVRTLGGAVFVMGTVLYPYVYLSARATFLMQSAAALDVARTLGAGPWRLFFRVALPLARPAIAVGISLALMESLNDIGAVQYLGVRTLTVSVYDTWLNRNSLAGAAQISVAMLAAMFALVAVERAARRRQRFHAGSRAAVVVPRPLPRGRGLAVAAFCALPVVAGFVLPALVLARSALRRLDQASDPALALAGFHSISLAIVAAVSTVAAGAAVAYAVRLKPGRWPRVGAAIASIGYAVPGTVLAVGILMPLSSLDAALARTLRDLFGLAAGLMLAGSGAGLVYAYCVRFLAVPIGNVETGLGRLSPHLDMAARTLGRSAAGTLRDVLLPLLRPSIATAGLIVFVETMKELPATVLLRPFNFETLATTVFNAASRERFEDGALAALAIVAVGLVPVIVLARASAGGRNLARRQASAEIRDALQHRPA comes from the coding sequence ATGGCCGGAGACGGGTGCGAGACCGCGCGAGCGGCAGGCGGCGCGGCTGCTATGCCGGCCGTGCGCCGGCATGAGCCGGGCTGGTCCGTCGCGGTCGCCGTGCTGGCCGCCGCCGCGCTCGCGCCCCTCGTCGCCGTCGTCGTTCTGGCGTTCGGGCCTTCTGACGGCGTGTGGTCGCACCTCGTCTCCACGGTGCTGCCGCGGGCCATCGCCGAGACCGCCTGGCTGATGGCGGGCATCGGCATCGTCACCGGTGTGGTCGGCGTCGGCGCGGCCTGGGCGGTCACGATGTATCGCTTCCCCGGCCGCAGGGTGCTGGACTGGGCGCTGCTGCTGCCGCTGGCGGTGCCGACCTACATCGCCGCGTTCGCGGCGGTGGAACTGCTCGATTTCGCCGGCCCGGTGCAGTCCGGCCTGCGGGCGGTGCTGGGGGTGACCTCCAAGCGCGACTACTGGTTCCCGGAGGTGCGGACCCTCGGCGGCGCCGTGTTCGTCATGGGCACGGTGCTCTATCCCTATGTCTATCTCAGCGCCCGGGCGACCTTCCTGATGCAGTCCGCCGCCGCGCTCGACGTGGCGCGCACCCTCGGCGCTGGCCCCTGGCGGCTGTTCTTCCGCGTGGCGCTGCCGCTCGCCCGCCCGGCGATCGCGGTCGGCATTTCGCTGGCGCTGATGGAAAGCCTCAACGACATCGGCGCGGTGCAATATCTCGGGGTGCGCACGCTGACGGTTTCCGTCTACGACACTTGGCTCAACCGAAATTCGCTGGCCGGCGCGGCGCAGATTTCCGTCGCGATGCTCGCGGCGATGTTCGCCCTCGTCGCGGTGGAACGCGCCGCCCGGCGCCGCCAGCGCTTTCACGCCGGCAGCCGGGCCGCCGTCGTGGTGCCGCGGCCGCTGCCGAGGGGCCGGGGGCTCGCCGTCGCGGCGTTCTGCGCCCTGCCGGTGGTGGCCGGGTTCGTGCTGCCGGCGCTCGTGCTGGCGCGCTCGGCGTTGCGCCGGCTCGACCAGGCTTCCGATCCCGCGCTGGCGCTCGCGGGGTTCCACAGCATCTCGCTCGCCATCGTCGCGGCCGTCTCCACGGTCGCCGCCGGCGCGGCGGTCGCCTATGCCGTGCGGCTGAAGCCGGGGCGCTGGCCACGGGTCGGGGCCGCAATCGCCTCCATCGGCTATGCGGTGCCGGGCACGGTGCTGGCGGTCGGCATCCTCATGCCGCTTTCGAGCCTCGACGCGGCGCTGGCCCGCACGCTGCGCGACCTGTTCGGGCTCGCCGCCGGTCTGATGCTCGCCGGCTCCGGCGCGGGGCTCGTCTATGCCTATTGCGTCCGGTTCCTGGCGGTGCCGATCGGCAATGTCGAGACCGGCCTCGGCCGGCTTTCCCCCCACCTCGACATGGCGGCCCGCACACTCGGCCGCAGCGCCGCCGGCACGCTCCGCGACGTGCTGCTGCCGCTGCTCCGGCCCTCGATCGCCACCGCGGGCCTGATCGTGTTCGTCGAGACGATGAAGGAACTGCCGGCGACCGTGCTGCTCAGGCCGTTCAATTTCGAGACTCTGGCGACCACGGTGTTCAATGCCGCCTCGCGCGAGCGCTTCGAGGATGGCGCGCTGGCGGCGCTGGCCATCGTCGCCGTCGGGCTGGTTCCGGTGATCGTGCTGGCGCGCGCGAGCGCGGGCGGGCGTAACCTTGCGCGCAGGCAAGCTTCGGCCGAAATCCGGGACGCTTTACAGCATCGTCCGGCCTGA
- a CDS encoding ABC transporter permease: MTDLANQPSLPVTVGRRSDHALSWRQLTIKSGIFVLLAVMIVAFQTQEPAFLRIANIFSILQAVAIVALLGIGVTVSSAVGGFDLSVGALAALSQMAAAYVLIVLNGSGLEAVAVTLAIGALVGLINAFLIVRLRVPDLLATLGMLFLLAGLQLIPTGGRSIAPGMALLDGSSATGVFPAEFLALGRARLWGVVPVPVVVLAVVAVAFWFLMERTRWGRVFYAVGGSELAAHLAGAPTRLYRTSAYVLSSLIASLGGILLAARLGRGDVSAGNSLMLDAVAASLIGYAVLGASRPNVFGTVVGAVFVGVLLNGLTMLNAPYYLQDFVKGAVLIGALALTFGLARRTA; encoded by the coding sequence ATGACCGATCTCGCCAACCAGCCTTCCCTGCCGGTCACGGTGGGCCGGCGATCCGACCACGCCCTGTCGTGGCGCCAGCTCACCATCAAGAGCGGCATCTTCGTGCTGCTCGCCGTCATGATCGTGGCGTTCCAGACCCAGGAACCGGCCTTCCTGCGCATCGCCAACATCTTCAGCATCCTGCAGGCTGTGGCGATCGTCGCCCTGCTCGGCATCGGTGTGACGGTGTCGTCGGCTGTCGGCGGGTTCGACCTTTCGGTCGGCGCGCTCGCCGCGCTCTCCCAGATGGCGGCGGCCTATGTGCTGATCGTGCTGAACGGCTCGGGGCTGGAGGCGGTGGCGGTGACGCTCGCCATCGGCGCGCTGGTCGGCCTCATCAACGCCTTCCTGATCGTGCGCCTGCGGGTGCCGGACCTGCTGGCGACGCTCGGCATGCTGTTCCTGCTCGCGGGTCTGCAGCTGATCCCGACCGGCGGCCGCTCGATCGCGCCCGGCATGGCCCTGCTCGACGGTTCGTCGGCGACCGGCGTGTTTCCGGCGGAATTCCTCGCGCTCGGCCGCGCCCGGCTCTGGGGCGTGGTGCCGGTGCCGGTGGTCGTGCTCGCCGTGGTCGCCGTCGCGTTCTGGTTTCTGATGGAGCGAACCCGCTGGGGCCGGGTGTTCTATGCGGTCGGCGGCTCGGAACTCGCCGCCCATCTCGCCGGTGCGCCGACCAGGCTCTACCGCACCTCAGCCTATGTGCTGTCGTCGCTGATCGCGTCGCTCGGCGGCATCCTGCTCGCCGCCCGGCTCGGGCGCGGCGACGTCAGCGCCGGCAACTCCCTGATGCTCGATGCCGTGGCGGCTTCGCTCATCGGCTACGCGGTGCTCGGCGCCAGCCGGCCCAACGTGTTCGGCACCGTGGTCGGCGCGGTGTTCGTGGGCGTGCTGCTCAACGGACTGACCATGCTGAACGCGCCCTACTACCTCCAGGATTTCGTCAAGGGCGCGGTCCTCATCGGCGCGCTCGCTCTCACCTTCGGGCTCGCGCGCCGCACGGCATGA
- a CDS encoding substrate-binding domain-containing protein, translating to MIRRSLLRLAAAAAIAAPLGLASFSASAAGIPGAPAPFDKGGVRVALIVYLSGGDYYQNYEAGVKRQADELGIELRSFQGRQKPDEEREQIRQAINLGVDGIIIAGGKGEAVSDVVQEAIDAGITVVAQNITLPQKEVVVIDQDESKQLDLVLGQAVKDNGDAFKAGYIYVEGFPALDKRDVAWKAFKAAHPKVEQLAQWGAVDDTPAETVANQTAATLRAKPDINVILAPWDEFARGAKIAVDEAGLSDRIKIYSVDVSTSDIQAIREPGSPWVATSAVSASGTGAAALRAVALARTGELKDTRVLLPPTLITQTFLNDNDVKNEEELNAKLPGFDLKDQVTASWIAKGVTN from the coding sequence GTGATCCGTCGCTCACTCCTCCGCCTTGCCGCCGCCGCGGCCATCGCCGCTCCGCTGGGGCTCGCGAGCTTCTCCGCCTCCGCCGCGGGCATTCCCGGCGCGCCGGCCCCGTTCGACAAGGGCGGCGTGCGCGTCGCGCTGATCGTCTACCTGTCGGGCGGCGACTACTACCAGAACTACGAGGCGGGCGTGAAACGCCAGGCCGACGAGCTCGGCATCGAGCTGCGCTCGTTCCAAGGCCGTCAGAAGCCGGACGAGGAGCGCGAGCAGATCCGTCAGGCGATCAATCTCGGCGTCGACGGCATCATCATCGCCGGCGGCAAGGGCGAGGCGGTCTCGGACGTGGTGCAGGAAGCGATCGACGCGGGCATCACCGTCGTCGCGCAGAACATCACGCTGCCGCAGAAAGAGGTGGTCGTCATCGACCAGGACGAGTCGAAGCAGCTCGACCTCGTGCTGGGCCAGGCGGTGAAGGACAACGGCGACGCCTTCAAGGCCGGCTACATCTATGTCGAAGGCTTCCCCGCGCTCGACAAGCGCGATGTCGCCTGGAAGGCGTTCAAGGCCGCGCATCCGAAGGTCGAGCAGCTGGCGCAGTGGGGCGCGGTGGACGACACCCCGGCCGAGACCGTCGCCAACCAGACCGCCGCGACGCTGCGGGCCAAGCCGGACATCAACGTCATCCTCGCGCCCTGGGACGAGTTCGCCCGCGGCGCCAAGATCGCGGTCGACGAGGCCGGCCTCTCCGACCGGATCAAGATCTACAGCGTCGACGTCTCGACCTCCGACATCCAGGCGATCCGCGAGCCGGGCAGCCCGTGGGTGGCGACCTCGGCGGTCAGTGCGTCGGGCACCGGCGCCGCGGCGCTTCGGGCCGTCGCGCTCGCCCGCACCGGCGAACTGAAGGACACCCGCGTGCTGCTGCCGCCGACCCTCATCACCCAGACATTCCTCAACGACAACGACGTGAAGAACGAGGAAGAGCTGAACGCCAAGCTGCCGGGCTTCGACCTGAAGGACCAGGTGACGGCGTCGTGGATCGCCAAGGGCGTCACGAACTGA
- a CDS encoding L,D-transpeptidase family protein — MVRPRPGRPRQGLLAFAGTVWPCALGTGGIRHIKRESDGGTPAGRHALMALLWRADRTRRPASPLPSRAARPGDGWCDAPADGRYNRFVRLPFAPSHETLMREDGLYDIVVVLDFNITRRVAGRGSAIFLHCARPGLEPTAGCVALPRETLARLLSRLPARAVLVVP, encoded by the coding sequence GTGGTACGCCCCCGTCCGGGCCGGCCGCGGCAGGGTCTGCTCGCCTTCGCGGGAACCGTCTGGCCGTGCGCCCTCGGCACCGGCGGCATCCGCCACATCAAGCGCGAGAGCGACGGCGGCACGCCGGCCGGACGGCACGCGCTGATGGCCCTGCTGTGGCGCGCGGACAGGACGCGCCGGCCCGCGAGCCCGTTGCCGTCGCGGGCCGCGCGCCCCGGCGACGGCTGGTGCGACGCCCCCGCCGACGGCCGCTACAACAGGTTCGTGCGGCTGCCGTTCGCGCCCTCCCACGAGACGCTGATGCGGGAAGACGGGCTCTACGATATCGTCGTCGTCCTCGACTTCAACATCACCCGGCGCGTGGCCGGGCGCGGCAGTGCGATCTTCCTGCACTGCGCCCGGCCGGGGCTGGAGCCGACCGCCGGCTGTGTCGCGCTGCCGCGCGAGACGCTGGCCCGGCTCCTGAGCCGCCTGCCGGCGCGCGCGGTACTGGTCGTGCCATGA
- a CDS encoding Orn/Lys/Arg decarboxylase N-terminal domain-containing protein, with the protein MDTRENRLGMRLLFVDDELRAETATGRAARKLIEDLRGRDVEVVEALSADDGRSVALNDASIQCLVLDWDLGDGNDHSDAEALLTALRERNAAMPVFLLAERTAASSLSVQVMTDADDFIWLLEDTPEFISGRIVAAMRRYRDNVLPPMAAALVRFAQVFEYSWHTPGHTGGTAFLKHPAGRAFFEFFGENLFRSDLSISVGDLGSLLDHSGPIGAGEAYAARVFGAHRSYTVTNGSSTSNRVILMASVTRNQVALCDRNCHKSVEHAMTMSGAIPTYLLPSRNRYGIIGPIRPEHLTPVGVRRAIADNPLVTPEIDPTPVHAVITNSTYDGLCYNVTRVEELLGESVDRLHFDEAWYGYARFNPLYRDRFAMHGEPGDHDASKPTVFATQSTHKLLAALSQASFIHVRDGRRAIPHGRFNEAFMMHASTSPQYAIIASNDISAAMMDGPSGKALTTESIREAVSFRQTVARINTELSDSGSWFFDVWQPDTVRDPATGKVMPFHEAPEALLVRDPSAWVLKPGAQWHGFGDVEDGYCMLDPIKVSVVTPGVAATGGLMPVGIPAAVVTAYLDARGIVVEKTTDFTILFLFSLGVTKGKWGTLVNALLDFKRDYDADVRLAEVLPDLVAAHGDRYGTLGLRQLCDMMFEAMSELGTTAAMADAFSVLPHPDMSPVQAYETLVRGDVEQLGLDELAGRTVATGVVPYPPGIPLMMPGENAGAADGPLIGYLRALEAFDLRFPGFTHDTHGVEVEDGAYRIHCVKRPEAA; encoded by the coding sequence ATGGACACCAGGGAAAATCGTCTCGGCATGCGGCTCCTGTTCGTGGACGACGAACTGCGCGCCGAAACGGCGACGGGCCGGGCCGCGCGCAAGCTGATCGAGGACCTGCGCGGCCGGGACGTCGAGGTGGTGGAGGCGCTTTCGGCCGACGACGGCCGCTCGGTCGCCCTCAACGACGCCTCGATCCAGTGCCTCGTGCTGGACTGGGATCTCGGCGATGGGAACGACCATAGCGATGCCGAGGCGCTGCTGACGGCGCTGAGGGAGCGCAACGCGGCAATGCCGGTGTTCCTGCTCGCCGAGCGCACCGCCGCCTCCTCGCTCTCGGTGCAGGTGATGACCGACGCCGACGATTTCATCTGGCTGCTCGAGGACACGCCGGAATTCATCTCCGGCCGCATCGTCGCGGCGATGCGGCGCTACCGCGACAACGTGCTGCCGCCGATGGCCGCCGCGCTCGTCCGCTTCGCCCAGGTGTTCGAATATTCCTGGCACACGCCGGGCCACACCGGCGGCACAGCCTTCCTCAAGCATCCGGCCGGGCGCGCCTTCTTCGAGTTCTTCGGCGAGAACCTGTTCCGCTCGGACCTGTCGATCTCGGTCGGCGATCTCGGATCCCTGCTCGACCATTCCGGGCCGATCGGCGCCGGAGAGGCCTATGCCGCGCGGGTCTTCGGCGCGCACCGCTCCTATACGGTCACCAACGGCTCATCGACCTCGAACCGCGTCATCCTGATGGCGAGCGTCACGCGCAACCAGGTGGCGCTGTGCGACCGCAACTGCCACAAGTCGGTCGAGCACGCGATGACCATGTCGGGCGCGATCCCGACCTATCTGCTGCCGTCGCGCAACCGCTACGGCATCATCGGCCCGATCCGCCCGGAACACCTGACGCCGGTCGGCGTCCGCCGGGCCATCGCCGACAACCCGCTGGTGACGCCGGAGATCGACCCGACGCCGGTCCATGCCGTCATCACCAACTCGACCTATGACGGCCTCTGCTACAACGTCACCCGCGTCGAGGAACTGCTCGGCGAAAGCGTCGACCGGCTGCATTTCGACGAGGCATGGTACGGCTACGCCCGGTTCAATCCGCTCTATCGCGACCGCTTCGCGATGCACGGCGAGCCGGGCGACCACGATGCCTCGAAGCCCACGGTGTTCGCCACCCAGTCGACCCACAAGCTTCTCGCCGCGCTCTCCCAGGCCTCGTTCATCCACGTCCGCGACGGACGGCGCGCCATTCCCCACGGGCGCTTCAACGAGGCGTTCATGATGCACGCCTCCACCTCGCCGCAATACGCCATCATCGCCTCGAACGACATCTCGGCGGCGATGATGGACGGCCCGTCCGGCAAGGCGCTGACAACGGAATCGATCCGCGAGGCGGTGTCGTTCCGCCAGACGGTGGCGCGCATCAACACGGAGCTGTCCGACAGCGGCAGCTGGTTCTTCGACGTCTGGCAGCCGGACACGGTGCGCGACCCCGCGACGGGCAAGGTGATGCCGTTCCACGAGGCGCCGGAGGCGCTTCTCGTCCGCGATCCCTCCGCCTGGGTGCTGAAGCCCGGCGCCCAGTGGCACGGCTTCGGCGACGTCGAGGACGGCTACTGCATGCTCGACCCGATCAAGGTCTCGGTGGTGACGCCGGGCGTCGCCGCCACCGGCGGGCTGATGCCGGTCGGCATCCCGGCGGCCGTGGTCACCGCCTATCTCGACGCGCGCGGCATCGTGGTGGAGAAGACCACGGACTTCACCATCCTGTTCCTGTTCTCCCTCGGCGTGACCAAGGGCAAGTGGGGCACGCTCGTCAACGCGCTGCTCGACTTCAAGCGCGACTACGACGCCGACGTGCGCCTTGCCGAAGTGCTGCCCGACCTCGTCGCCGCCCACGGCGACCGCTACGGCACGCTCGGGCTTCGCCAGCTCTGCGACATGATGTTCGAGGCGATGTCGGAACTCGGCACCACGGCGGCCATGGCGGATGCCTTCTCGGTGCTGCCGCACCCGGACATGAGCCCGGTGCAGGCCTACGAGACGCTGGTCAGGGGCGATGTGGAGCAGCTCGGCCTCGACGAACTCGCCGGCCGCACCGTGGCGACGGGCGTCGTGCCCTATCCGCCGGGCATTCCGCTGATGATGCCGGGCGAGAACGCCGGCGCGGCCGACGGCCCGCTGATCGGCTATCTCAGGGCGCTCGAAGCCTTCGACCTGCGCTTCCCCGGCTTCACCCACGACACCCACGGCGTGGAGGTGGAGGACGGCGCCTACCGCATCCACTGCGTCAAGCGGCCGGAAGCGGCCTGA
- the adiC gene encoding arginine/agmatine antiporter encodes MATAATATDRAAPADSGKIGVIAATLMVAGNMMGSGVFMLPANLAAIGGIAVFGWIVTLIGALALALVFARLAAIDPAAGGPYAYARKAFGDYMGYQTNLIYWLANVVGNVGLAVAGLGYLSHFFPVLKQPLILAFAQVAVVWFFTYANILGPKFVGRLQSLTTMFALVPIIGMALIGWFWFSSATYAAGWNVSGKDGLSAVGMTLNFTLWAFIGVETASVSAGVVENPRRNVPIATLAGVTLAAVCYILSSTAIMGMIPNGQLVASSAPFADAARLALGGWAGDAVAACAAIGCLGSLAGWTLLVGQTAKAAADDGLFPNVFAKVNAKGVPSIGLAIVAVIMTVQIFATMSPTASAQFGKIASIAVIMTLLPYIYSAIAIKVLGYKAMPQGEYGLYSIIAVIAAVYSLWALVGSDGNQTRWSLIFVISTIVFYALALNHKRDIEEHRMEPGGKAPRWVRYVTLAITIAALALMFWESVGKREDLLLRTRSPQPGAAITGPATTETPATTETPAPAAPAP; translated from the coding sequence ATGGCGACGGCGGCAACGGCGACGGACAGGGCGGCGCCCGCGGACAGCGGCAAGATCGGCGTCATCGCCGCCACGCTGATGGTGGCCGGCAACATGATGGGCTCCGGCGTGTTCATGCTGCCGGCCAATCTCGCCGCCATCGGCGGCATCGCGGTGTTCGGCTGGATCGTGACGCTGATCGGCGCGCTGGCCCTCGCGCTGGTGTTCGCGCGCCTCGCGGCGATCGATCCCGCCGCGGGCGGTCCCTATGCCTACGCCCGCAAGGCGTTCGGCGATTATATGGGCTACCAGACCAACCTGATCTACTGGCTCGCCAACGTCGTCGGCAATGTCGGGCTCGCGGTCGCCGGGCTCGGCTATCTCAGCCACTTCTTCCCGGTGCTGAAGCAGCCGCTGATCCTGGCGTTCGCCCAGGTGGCGGTGGTGTGGTTCTTCACCTACGCCAACATCCTCGGGCCGAAATTCGTCGGGCGGCTGCAATCGCTCACCACCATGTTCGCGCTGGTGCCGATCATCGGCATGGCGCTGATCGGGTGGTTCTGGTTCTCCTCGGCGACCTACGCCGCCGGCTGGAACGTCTCGGGCAAGGATGGTCTCAGCGCCGTCGGCATGACGCTGAATTTCACGCTTTGGGCCTTCATCGGCGTCGAGACGGCCTCGGTCTCGGCCGGGGTCGTCGAGAATCCGCGCCGCAACGTGCCGATCGCCACGCTCGCCGGCGTCACGCTGGCGGCGGTATGCTACATCCTGTCCTCGACAGCGATCATGGGCATGATCCCGAACGGCCAGCTCGTCGCTTCGTCGGCGCCGTTCGCCGATGCCGCGCGCCTCGCGCTCGGCGGCTGGGCCGGCGACGCGGTCGCGGCCTGCGCCGCCATCGGCTGCCTCGGTTCGCTGGCCGGCTGGACGCTGCTGGTGGGCCAGACCGCCAAGGCGGCGGCCGACGACGGTCTTTTTCCCAACGTGTTCGCCAAGGTGAACGCCAAGGGAGTGCCGTCGATCGGGCTCGCGATCGTGGCGGTCATCATGACCGTGCAGATCTTCGCCACGATGTCGCCGACGGCGAGCGCGCAGTTCGGCAAGATCGCGTCCATCGCGGTCATCATGACGCTGCTGCCGTATATCTATTCGGCCATCGCCATCAAGGTGCTCGGCTACAAGGCGATGCCGCAGGGCGAATATGGCCTCTACTCGATCATCGCGGTCATTGCGGCGGTCTATAGTCTCTGGGCCCTGGTCGGCTCGGACGGCAACCAGACGCGCTGGTCGCTGATCTTCGTCATCTCCACCATCGTGTTCTATGCCCTGGCGCTGAACCACAAGCGCGACATCGAGGAGCACCGCATGGAACCGGGCGGGAAGGCGCCCCGGTGGGTGCGCTATGTCACGCTGGCCATCACCATCGCCGCGCTGGCGCTGATGTTCTGGGAATCCGTCGGCAAGCGGGAAGACCTGCTGCTGCGGACGCGCTCGCCCCAGCCCGGCGCCGCGATCACGGGGCCTGCGACGACGGAAACACCTGCGACGACAGAAACGCCGGCCCCGGCTGCGCCGGCCCCCTAG
- a CDS encoding DUF3857 domain-containing protein, whose amino-acid sequence MPRLGVLLSAVLSLLVIATARADDAASAGDLLTYDFQIAQDYSYVLTVTGESTIRTPEDAAGHSEQAVTFDPATSSVRFVEAWVQEPDGTRQEPAPNSVLVRPSEAARNSPGFVSTQTATLILPQLRIGSRVHVAYQLTVKTLPLFGFNEAFVPSRTGVGTLGVSIRLPKDLPLTIGQEGGFEVSDTSSGDTRTITAQLRLTHPLVTDEEPHALPIVETGPIFMASSLKSYEEIGAIYQRNSIDKIAVTPDIKALAARIVGDRTGPDAAHAIHDWMTDNIRYLAVWLDEGATLVPHDAATVLKNGYGDCKDHVALMQALLAAVGIRSAPALINLGDIYTPPPVPFSSMFNHVIVYLPDYDLFDDPTDQFAAFGVLDRTLAGKTVVIAAEQPAMKTTPALTPASAAFEATSRIAIEADGTMAGDLTATMTPVVAAELRALLASHADAARQMEARLGSTLEGGFGRIRTTDPENLDTPFEIRASWTSPHGIAPDAPYMMLPVGPNFAPVPALRGYLTRTAKRTLPFELDIVDVTWTSTISLPDGWSLKALPPAVSVDNGVGAYTAAYTLDGAQLAVHRHLVLKQRVVQPQDYADLQSVIYALVDDMHAIVALDRAQ is encoded by the coding sequence ATGCCCCGCCTCGGTGTGTTGTTGAGTGCCGTCCTTTCGCTCCTCGTGATCGCCACGGCGCGGGCCGACGACGCGGCAAGCGCGGGCGACCTGCTGACCTACGATTTCCAGATCGCGCAGGATTATTCCTATGTGCTGACGGTGACGGGCGAGAGCACGATCCGCACGCCGGAAGACGCGGCGGGGCACAGCGAACAGGCGGTGACCTTCGATCCCGCGACAAGCTCCGTGCGCTTCGTCGAGGCCTGGGTGCAGGAACCGGACGGAACGCGGCAGGAGCCGGCGCCGAACTCCGTGCTGGTCCGCCCCTCGGAGGCGGCGCGCAACAGCCCCGGCTTCGTCTCCACCCAGACCGCGACCCTGATCCTGCCCCAGCTCAGGATCGGCAGCCGCGTCCATGTCGCCTACCAGCTGACCGTGAAGACGCTGCCGCTGTTCGGCTTCAACGAGGCGTTCGTGCCCTCCCGCACCGGCGTCGGCACGCTCGGCGTCTCCATCCGCCTGCCGAAGGACCTTCCCCTGACGATCGGCCAGGAAGGCGGCTTCGAGGTCTCCGACACCTCGAGCGGCGACACCCGGACGATCACGGCGCAGCTTCGGCTCACCCATCCGCTCGTCACCGACGAGGAGCCCCATGCGCTTCCGATCGTGGAGACGGGGCCGATCTTCATGGCGTCCTCGCTGAAGAGCTATGAGGAGATCGGCGCGATCTACCAGCGCAACAGCATCGACAAGATCGCTGTGACGCCCGACATCAAGGCGCTGGCGGCCCGGATCGTCGGCGACAGGACCGGCCCCGATGCCGCCCACGCCATCCACGACTGGATGACCGACAACATCCGTTATCTCGCCGTCTGGCTCGACGAGGGCGCCACGCTGGTGCCCCACGATGCGGCGACGGTGCTGAAGAACGGCTACGGCGACTGCAAGGATCATGTCGCCCTGATGCAGGCGCTGCTGGCGGCGGTCGGCATCCGCTCCGCCCCGGCGCTGATCAATCTCGGCGACATCTACACACCGCCGCCGGTGCCGTTCTCGTCGATGTTCAACCACGTCATCGTCTACCTGCCCGACTATGACCTGTTCGACGACCCGACCGACCAGTTCGCGGCGTTCGGCGTGCTCGACCGGACGCTGGCCGGCAAGACCGTGGTGATCGCGGCCGAACAGCCGGCGATGAAGACCACGCCCGCGCTGACGCCGGCCTCCGCCGCGTTCGAGGCGACCTCCCGGATCGCCATCGAAGCCGACGGGACGATGGCCGGCGACCTCACGGCGACGATGACCCCGGTGGTGGCGGCGGAGCTGCGCGCGCTGCTCGCCAGTCACGCCGACGCGGCGCGCCAGATGGAAGCGCGGCTCGGCTCGACCCTTGAAGGTGGCTTCGGCCGCATCAGGACGACCGATCCGGAGAACCTCGACACGCCGTTCGAGATCCGCGCGAGCTGGACGAGCCCCCACGGCATCGCGCCCGATGCGCCCTACATGATGCTGCCGGTGGGCCCGAACTTCGCGCCCGTGCCGGCGTTGCGCGGCTATCTCACCCGGACGGCCAAGCGGACGCTGCCGTTCGAGCTCGACATCGTCGACGTGACGTGGACGTCGACGATCTCCCTGCCGGACGGATGGAGCCTGAAGGCGCTGCCGCCGGCGGTGAGCGTCGACAACGGCGTCGGCGCCTACACCGCCGCCTACACGCTCGACGGTGCGCAGCTTGCGGTGCACCGGCATCTGGTGCTGAAGCAGAGAGTGGTTCAGCCGCAGGACTACGCGGATCTCCAGTCGGTGATCTATGCGCTGGTCGACGACATGCACGCCATCGTGGCGCTCGACCGCGCGCAATAA
- a CDS encoding response regulator transcription factor, which produces MTTRTILIVDDDPDLRSALSEQLALTDEFAPVQAETAAEAIQFIRGTPVDLVLMDVGLPDLDGREAVKLLRRNGFKAPVIVVTGHEGEADTILGLESGANDYVTKPVKFAVLLARIRAHLRQFEQSEDATFSIGRYTFRPSAKLLVDERGSKVRLTEKETAILKFLYRSGEKAIGRDVLLHEVWGYNSGVTTHTLETHIYRLRQKIERDPSSAELLVTEGGGYKLVPNPARDAAQA; this is translated from the coding sequence ATGACGACCCGCACGATCCTGATCGTCGACGACGACCCGGACCTGCGCTCGGCGCTTTCCGAGCAGTTGGCGCTGACGGACGAGTTCGCCCCCGTCCAGGCCGAAACCGCAGCCGAAGCGATCCAGTTCATCCGCGGCACCCCTGTCGACCTCGTGCTGATGGATGTCGGGCTGCCCGATCTCGACGGCCGCGAGGCGGTCAAGCTTCTGCGGCGTAACGGTTTCAAGGCGCCGGTGATCGTGGTTACGGGCCACGAGGGCGAGGCCGACACCATTCTCGGCCTCGAATCGGGCGCCAACGACTACGTGACGAAGCCCGTGAAGTTCGCGGTGCTGCTCGCGCGCATCCGCGCCCACCTGCGCCAGTTCGAGCAGAGCGAGGACGCGACGTTCTCCATCGGCCGCTACACCTTCCGCCCGAGCGCCAAGCTTCTGGTGGACGAGCGCGGTTCGAAGGTGCGCCTGACCGAGAAGGAAACGGCCATCCTGAAGTTCCTCTATCGCTCCGGCGAGAAGGCGATCGGGCGCGACGTGCTGCTGCACGAGGTCTGGGGCTACAATTCGGGCGTGACCACCCACACGCTCGAAACCCACATCTATCGCCTGCGCCAGAAGATCGAGCGCGATCCCTCCTCGGCGGAACTGCTCGTGACCGAAGGCGGCGGCTACAAGCTGGTGCCGAACCCGGCGCGCGACGCGGCACAGGCCTGA